A window of the Odocoileus virginianus isolate 20LAN1187 ecotype Illinois chromosome 20, Ovbor_1.2, whole genome shotgun sequence genome harbors these coding sequences:
- the LYPD5 gene encoding ly6/PLAUR domain-containing protein 5, with translation MAVGVARVILLCLFGPILCLTDVQTSEPSGSQARQCYSFQHIYFGPFDLSEVNFSNVSCPQGCSEAVLSLNTGYRSSVTMVQKGCWRGPLTGQMLSDDKSLPPDYSVVRRCATDLCNANLQTHDSLPNLSPAPNPPTLSGTECYACVGIHPEDCTPEKSRRVQCHQDQSVCFQGNGRMTLGNFSAPVYVRTCQRPSCTIKGTTSPWTNIDLQGSCCEGDLCNRGALTQSFTSASDTADPRVPPVTVLLLTVSLLGGALGGTLGLSS, from the exons ATGGCAGTGGGAGTCGCCAGAGTCATCCTGCTGTGCCTCTTTGGGCCTATCCTCTGCCTGACAGATGTCCAGACTTCTGAGCCCAGTG GGTCCCAGGCCCGGCAATGCTACAGCTTCCAACACATATACTTCGGGCCCTTTGACCTCAGTGAAGTGAACTTCAGCAATGTCTCCTGCCCGCAGGGATGCTCTGAGGCTGTCTTGTCCCTGAACACTG gGTACCGCTCCTCGGTGACCATGGTGCAGAAGGGCTGCTGGAGAGGCCCGCTTACGGGCCAGATGCTGTCGGATGACAAGTCGCTGCCGCCTGACTACTCGGTGGTGCGCCGCTGTGCCACCGACTTGTGCAACGCGAACCTCCAGACCCATGACTCGCTCCCCAATCTGAGCCCCG CGCCCAACCCGCCGACACTCAGCGGCACCGAATGCTACGCCTGCGTGGGGATCCACCCAGAGGACTGCACCCCGGAGAAGTCCCGGCGGGTCCAGTGTCACCAGGACCAGAGCGTCTGCTTCCAGGGCAATGGACGAATGACCCTGG GCAATTTCTCAGCCCCCGTGTACGTCCGAACCTGCCAACGGCCCTCCTGCACCATCAAGGGCACCACCAGCCCCTGGACAAACATCGACCTGCAGGGCTCCTGCTGTGAGGGGGACCTGTGCAACAGGGGCGCCCTGACCCAGTCCTTCACCAGCGCCTCAGACACCGCCGACCCCCGGGTGCCCCCTGTCACGGTCCTGCTCCTCACGGTCTCCCTGCTGGGTGGCGCTCTGGGAGGAACCCTTGGGCTGTCCTCCTAG
- the LOC139029850 gene encoding heterogeneous nuclear ribonucleoprotein A3-like isoform X2, with protein MEGHDPKEPEQLRKLFIGGLSFETTDDSLREHFEKWGTLTDCVVMRDPQTKRSRGFGFVTYSCVEEVDAAMCARPHKVDGRVVEPKRAVSREDSVKPGAHLTVKKIFVGGIKEDTEEYNLRDYFEKYGKIETIEVMEDRQSGKKRGFAFVTFDDHDTVDKIVVQKYHTINGHNCEVKKALSKQEMQSSGSQRGCGGGSGNFMGHGGNFGGGGGNFGRGGNFGGRGGYGGGGGGSRGSYGGGDGGYNGFGGDGGNYGGGPGYSSRGGYGGGGPGYGNQGGGYGGGGGGYDGYNEGGNFGGNYGGGGNYNDFGNYSGQQQSNYGPMKGGSFGGRSSGSPYGGGYGSGGGSGGYGSRRF; from the exons ATGGAG GGTCATGATCCCAAGGAACCAGAGCAGTTGAGAAAGCTGTTTATCGGTGGTCTGAGCTTTGAAACTACAGAtgatagcttaagagaacattttgagAAATGGGGCACGCTTACAGATTGTGTGGTGATGAGAGACCCCCAAACAAAACGTTCCAGGGGCTTTGGCTTTGTGACTTACTCTTGTGTTGAAGAAGTGGATGCAGCAATGTGTGCACGACCACACAAGGTTGATGGGCGTGTAGTGGAGCCAAAGAGAGCTGTTTCTAGAGAGGATTCTGTAAAGCCTGGTGCCCATCTAACAGTGAAGAAAATTTTTGTTGGTGGTATTaaagaagatacagaagaatATAATTTGAGAGACTACTTTGAAAAGTATGGCAAGATTGAAACCATAGAAGTTATGGAAGACAGGCAGAGTGGGAAAAAGAGGGGATTTGCTTTTGTAACTTTTGATGATCATGATACAGTTGATAAAATTGTTGTTCAGAAATACCACACTATTAATGGGCATAATTGTGAAGTGAAAAAGGCCCTTTCTAAACAAGAGATGCAATCTTCTGGATCACAAAGAGGTTGTGGAGGTGGATCCGGCAACTTTATGGGTCATGGAGGAAActttggaggtggtggaggtAACTTTGGCCGTGGTGGAAACTTTGGTGGAAGAGGAGGctatggtggtggaggtggtggcagCCGAGGGAGTTatggaggaggtgatggtggaTACAATGGATTTGGAGGTGATGGTGGCAACTATGGCGGTGGTCCTGGTTATAGTAGTAGAGGAGGTTACGGTGGTGGTGGACCAGGATATGGAAACCAAGGTGGTGGATATGGTGGCGGTGGTGGAGGATATGATGGTTACAATGAAGGAGGAAATTTTGGAGGTaactatggtggtggtggaaaCTATAATGATTTTGGAAATTATAGTGGACAACAGCAATCAAATTATGGACCCATGAAAGGGGGTAGTTTTGGTGGAAGAAGCTCGGGCAGTCCCTATGGTGGTGGTTATGGATCTGGTGGTGGAAGTGGTGGATATGGTAGCAGAAGGTTctaa
- the LOC139029850 gene encoding heterogeneous nuclear ribonucleoprotein A3-like isoform X1 yields the protein MEVKPPPGRPQPDSGRRRRRWGEEGHDPKEPEQLRKLFIGGLSFETTDDSLREHFEKWGTLTDCVVMRDPQTKRSRGFGFVTYSCVEEVDAAMCARPHKVDGRVVEPKRAVSREDSVKPGAHLTVKKIFVGGIKEDTEEYNLRDYFEKYGKIETIEVMEDRQSGKKRGFAFVTFDDHDTVDKIVVQKYHTINGHNCEVKKALSKQEMQSSGSQRGCGGGSGNFMGHGGNFGGGGGNFGRGGNFGGRGGYGGGGGGSRGSYGGGDGGYNGFGGDGGNYGGGPGYSSRGGYGGGGPGYGNQGGGYGGGGGGYDGYNEGGNFGGNYGGGGNYNDFGNYSGQQQSNYGPMKGGSFGGRSSGSPYGGGYGSGGGSGGYGSRRF from the coding sequence ATGGAGGTAAAACCGCCGCCCGGTCGCCCCCAGCCCGACTCCGGCCGTCGCCGTCGCCGCTGGGGGGAGGAGGGTCATGATCCCAAGGAACCAGAGCAGTTGAGAAAGCTGTTTATCGGTGGTCTGAGCTTTGAAACTACAGAtgatagcttaagagaacattttgagAAATGGGGCACGCTTACAGATTGTGTGGTGATGAGAGACCCCCAAACAAAACGTTCCAGGGGCTTTGGCTTTGTGACTTACTCTTGTGTTGAAGAAGTGGATGCAGCAATGTGTGCACGACCACACAAGGTTGATGGGCGTGTAGTGGAGCCAAAGAGAGCTGTTTCTAGAGAGGATTCTGTAAAGCCTGGTGCCCATCTAACAGTGAAGAAAATTTTTGTTGGTGGTATTaaagaagatacagaagaatATAATTTGAGAGACTACTTTGAAAAGTATGGCAAGATTGAAACCATAGAAGTTATGGAAGACAGGCAGAGTGGGAAAAAGAGGGGATTTGCTTTTGTAACTTTTGATGATCATGATACAGTTGATAAAATTGTTGTTCAGAAATACCACACTATTAATGGGCATAATTGTGAAGTGAAAAAGGCCCTTTCTAAACAAGAGATGCAATCTTCTGGATCACAAAGAGGTTGTGGAGGTGGATCCGGCAACTTTATGGGTCATGGAGGAAActttggaggtggtggaggtAACTTTGGCCGTGGTGGAAACTTTGGTGGAAGAGGAGGctatggtggtggaggtggtggcagCCGAGGGAGTTatggaggaggtgatggtggaTACAATGGATTTGGAGGTGATGGTGGCAACTATGGCGGTGGTCCTGGTTATAGTAGTAGAGGAGGTTACGGTGGTGGTGGACCAGGATATGGAAACCAAGGTGGTGGATATGGTGGCGGTGGTGGAGGATATGATGGTTACAATGAAGGAGGAAATTTTGGAGGTaactatggtggtggtggaaaCTATAATGATTTTGGAAATTATAGTGGACAACAGCAATCAAATTATGGACCCATGAAAGGGGGTAGTTTTGGTGGAAGAAGCTCGGGCAGTCCCTATGGTGGTGGTTATGGATCTGGTGGTGGAAGTGGTGGATATGGTAGCAGAAGGTTctaa